CGCGGGTCGCACGATGACGTTGACCTGGCCCGTTTCGTCCTCCAGGGCGACGAAGGTGATCCCGCTGGCGGTCTGGGGACGCTGGCGCATCGTGACCAGGCCGGCATGACGCAACCACGTGCCGCTGCGTGTGTCTTCCATGTCCCGTGCACGACGGACACGGCGCGACTGCAATATCTTGCGAATCAGCAGCAGGGGATGGCCCGCCAGCGACAGGCCGGTGGTGGCGTAATCGGCAAAGACGTTTTCGGCCATGCTGGGTGGGCGCAGTGGCGTAGCTTGTTCCGCCACGGCCTCCAGTAGCGGCAGGCTGCGTTCGATGCCGGAGCTCTCCCAGCGGGCGCGATGACGATGGCCGCTGAGCACGCGCAGGGCACCGGCATCCGCCAGGCGTTCGCGCTCGAAACGGCTAAGGCGTGCACGGTGGGCGAGGTCGGCAAGATCGCGAAAGGGCGCGCTGTCGCGTGCCTGCACGATGCGTGCGCCGAGGTCGGCCGATAGGCCGCCGATCAGGCGTAGACCCAGGCGCAAGGCAGGGTGTGGGGTCCGGGTCGCTTCCAGCGTGCAATCCCATTGGCTGGCGGTGACATCGGGTGGGCGCACCTCGGCACCGTGCCGACGCAGGTCGGCGACGAGCTGCGCCGGCGCGTAGAAGCCCATCGGCTGGCTGTTGAGCAAGGCGCAGCAGAAGATTTCCGGATGGTGGCATTTCATGTACGACGAGGCATAGGCGATCAACGCAAAGCCGGCCGCGTGCGATTCGGGAAAGCCGTAGCTGCCGAAACCCTGGATCTGGTCGATGATCTGCTGGGTGAACTCGGGGGTGTAACCCCTCGCCTCCATGTTGGCGCGGATCTTCGGCTCGAATTTCTGCAACCCGCCACGGCGCTTCCATGCGGCCATCGACCGGCGCAGGTCGTCCGACTCGCTTTCGGTGAAACCCGCGACCACCTGCAGCAGCTTCATCACCTGCTCCTGGAAGATCGGCACGCCCAGGGTGCGTTCCAGGACGTCCTTGACGCCCGGTTCGTAAACGATCTGGTCCGGCGGCAGCTGGCGTCGTTGCAGGTAGGGGTGAACCATGCCGCCCTGGATCGGACCGGGCCGCACGATCGCCACCTGAATCACCAGGTCGTAGTAGATGGCCGGTTTCAGGCGCGGCAGCATCGACATCTGCGCACGCGATTCGATCTGGAACACACCCACGGTATCGGCGGCCTGGATCATCGCGTAGGTTTCCGGGTCCTTCATGGGGATGTCGGCCATGCATCGGTAGTCCGGGCCGCCACGGGCACGCAGCAGGTCGATCGCCTTGCGCATGCAGGTCAGCATGCCCAGCGCCAGGCAATCCACCTTGAGCAGTTTCATCGTTTCCAGGTCGTCCTTGTCCCACTGGATGATGGTGCGGTTATCCATCGCCGCGTTCTCGACGGGCACCAGATGATGCAACGGCGTATCCGAGATGACGAAACCGCCTACGTGCTGGGACAGGTGGCGAGGCATGCCGTTGAGTTCGTGCACCAGCACGATCAGCTGCCGGATGGTGCGACTGGCGATGTCGAAACCTCGCTCCTGCAGGCGCTGGATGATCGGCACCTCGCCATGCGCGTGCGAATAAGCACGGCTGAGCTGGTCGAGCTGGTCTTCGGACAACCCCAGCGCACGCCCGACATCGCGGGCGGCACTCTTGGGCCGGTAACTGATGACCGTAGCCGCCAGCGCGGCCCGTTCGCGGCCGTATTTCTCGAAGACGTACTGCAGGACTTCCTCGCGGCGCTCGTGCTCGAAGTCGACGTCGATGTCCGGTGGCTCGTCACGTTCCAGCGAGATGAACCGTTCGAACAGCGTGGTGATCTGGTCCGGGTTGACCTCGGTGATGTGCAGGCAGAAACAGACCACCGAATTGGCAGCGGAGCCGCGGCCCTGGCAAAGGATCTGCTGCGAGCGGGCGAACCTGACGATGTCCTGCACCGTGAGGAAAAATGCCTCGTAACGGCACTTGGCGATGAGGTCCAGTTCTTTTTCGATGCGTGTGACGAGGTCGGGTTTCATGCCCCCGGGCCATCGCCGCGCCGCGCCCTCGTAGGTGAGGCGGCGTAGGTAAGCGGCAGGATCGGTGCCTTCGGGCACCAGTTCGCGCGGGTAGACGTACTGGATCTTGCGGAGGTCGAAACCGGTGCAGCGGGCGGCCACCACGAGGCTTTGCTCCAGCATGTCGCGGGGATAGATGCGCGCGAGTGCCTCACGCCGACGCAGGTGGCGTTCGCCGTTGGGAAAGAGGTGGTGGCCGGCCTCGGCCACGCTGCGGTTGAGGCGGATCGCCGTCATCACATCCTGCAAGGCGCGACGCCCGCGCAGGTGCATGTGCACGTCGCCGGCGGCGACGCATGGCAGCCCATGCCGTTCCGCCAGGTGACGCCACGCCGCCAGTTCGGCCGCATCGTGCTGGCCGCGGTGCAGTTCCACGGCCAGCCAGGCGCGATCGCGGAAATGCGTGGCCACCCACGCTGCGCGGTCGTCATGGGTGGCGGCATCGTGGGCCGCCAACGGGCCCGTTGCCCACAGCAGGCAGAGGCCATGGGCGAGGTTTTCCAGGTCGGCACGGTGCAGCTCGTAGCGTCCTTTCGGGGCGCGCCGTCGGCCCAGCGTGATCAATCGGCATAATTCGGTATAGCCGTCCTGGTTTTCTACCAGCAGCACGAGCGTGGTGCCGTCCGCCAGACGGAACTCACTGCCGACGATCATTGGCAGGTCGACCTCCAGCGAGGCTTCCAGTGCCCGGACGATGCCGGAAAGCGAACACTCGTCGGTGATCGCCAGGGCGGTATAGCCGATGTCCCTGGCGCGCTCGAACAGCTCACGCGCGCTGGAGGCGCCGCGTTGGAAACTGAAGTCGCTCAGAGCATGCAGCTCGGCATAGGCGGGAAGGTCGACTTCGCCCTCGTTTGCGGGCGGCGGCAGGGTAAAGGGCAGCACGGCGACCTAGGCGAACCAGCCGTGCAGCATCCAGCCGTCGAGGGTGCCCGGCGGCAGGTAGGCCCAGGCCTGCTGCCCGGATGGCGTGCGCACGATGTAGTAATCGCGACGCGTGTCGTCGCCGTCCCACCAACCGCTTTCGATACGCTCCGGCCCGGCCAGCACGGCAACGGGCTCGGGACGCATCGGTAGTGGACGTGGCAACAGCCATAACGGGCGTCGGCGGCGTGGCAGGGCCACCGTGGTATCTGGCGGGCCGTAGCGCATGGCGCGCTCCGGTCGATGGTCGGCCACCATGGCGATCTGCCGGAGTGCCGCATCGCCCAGGCGGGCGCGCAGCCGTTCGTCGAGCGTGGGCCAGTCCAGTCCGTCGCCGCGGATGGGCTCGAAAAGGTCGCGCACCGGTGGCCGGAAGACCGGGAGTTCCTCGGCATCGAGTTCGATGGCGCGCGCCGGTGCGGGCAGCGCAGTGCGTTCGAGCCGGGTGCGGGCCAGTTGGAACAGGCGTTCCGCCTCGCGCTGGGGTGCGGCCATCGCCACGACCACGCGCGTGGTGGCGCCGCGGGCATGCTCGAGCGTCAGGGTGAAACGCTGCACGCCACCGTCGCGTGCGGCGAGCAGGTTGGCGAGCGAGCGGGTCAGCCGGCGCAAGGGAAACAGCAGTGGCTGGCTGCCGTCCAGTTCGCTGTCGAACTCGATCTTCTGTCGGAAATTTGCCGGTGGCTGCCACGCGGGCAGCGGTGCGGCGGCCTGACCACGGAGACGATCCAGCCAGTTCACGCCATCGCGGCCGATGCGACGGGTGAGCTCCGGGCGCGGCAGCCGGAAAATGTCGCCGAGCCGGCGAAACCCCATGGCCTGGAGCGATTTCACCGTCGCGGCAGGCAGGCCGGCCTGTCCCAGCGACAAGGCGCCCAACATGCGGACGACGCCTTGCGGTTCGGGCAGCACCATGCCATCAGCGTGCGCCGCGAACACCCACGAGGCAGCAGGGAAGGGCGTTGCCGCCATGGTGTGGACATGGCCCTGTTCGCCCAGGCCATGACGGAGGCGTTCGGCGATCACCGGCCAGCCGTCGAACAGCCTCAGGCTGGCGCCGAGTTCGAGGAGGATGGCTGCAGGGGGTACCAGGCTGACGTGTCCGCTGAACTGGTAGCACCAGGCGGCGAGTTCCGCGAGCAGGCGGGACTCGGCGGCACGATCGCGTGGGCGTACATCCAGTGCGGGGCAAAGGGCGCGCGCCGCGGCGAGGCTCTGTCCCCGACGAACACCGGCGGTGGCCGCTTCCGTATTGGCGGCGGCGATCAGGCGCTGGCGTGACCGGGTGTCGAGCAAGGCAGAGGGGCCTGCCTCCGAGGTCGCGGCGAAGGCGGCGGAGAACGCCAGGCCGGGAAAACGGAGGCAGGCCCAAAGCATGGCTGCGTAGGAAAGGCGGCGACGAAGCGTTCGTCACGACGGCGGGTGGAACACGTCGTCATGACGAGGTTCATCAGGCCCGCATGCGCAGCAGCGGAGCGGTGGTGGTCAGCAGTCCGCGCGACTTGAGGACATCCACATAGGTGGCCTCGTCGCTGTTGCTGACCTTGAGACGGAGTGCCGCAGGGCTGTTCTGCGCGGCATGCGCGGCGGGACGGAAGATCATGGCGCAGGCGTCGCCACTTTCCGCGGCCAGCTGCAGGCGACGAAGGCTGCGATAGTCGATATCCGGCAGCCAGCCGACCACGGCGCCGCAGCAGCCGGAGCGCAGGCATTGCTCCATGCTCCAGGCCGCCTCGGTCGTGCCGGCATGGATTTCATGCAGGAAGCGCAGATCGACCCCGGCGGCCGCGAGCGCTGGCGCATAAGGCAGATAAGGAGGAGCGACGAAGATCACGCGGCGGTGTTCCTGCGTGAGCGCGGCCAGCGCGGGCATCACAAGATCCAGTTCGCCCAGGCCATCGTGTTCGAACAGGATTTCACTGAGCGCACCCTGCGGCCATCCCCCGCCAGGCAACTTTGCGTCCAGGGACGTCCAGCCCGTGGAAAGCGCGCGCGTGCGCGGCTGACGATCGGCGGAACGGCGCCAGATACCGGGATGGTCGAGCACCTGGGCGAGGGTCGGGGCAGCGATGGCATTCATGGTCAGGTCCTGCGGATGATGCCGACGTAACGCCCTTCGATGGCGAACGCGTGGCGACGGGGATCGACTTCGATGGGCTGGAAGTCGGGGTTTTCAGGCAGAAGAAGGAGGCGGCCGCGTTCGTGCCGGAGGCGCTTGACGGTGACTTCGTCGTCGAGCCGGGCCACCACGATCTGCCCGTCGGTGGCGGTGGCCGTCTTGTGCACGGCCAGCAGGTCGCCATCGAGGATGCCGGCATCGCGCATGCTCAGGCCGACGACGCGCAGCAGGTAGTCCGCGCGTGGCCGGAACAGGGCAGGGTCCACCTCGAGCTGTGCTTCGATGTTTTCTTCCGCCAGGATCGGCGAGCCTGCGGCCACGCGGCCGATCAGCGGAAGATCGTTGGCCGCGGCGGCCCGCATGAGGGGCGCGTTACCCGCCGACAGGCGCAGGCCCCGGTGCTGGGGGGAGCGCTCGAGGACACCCTTGCGGACCAGCGATTCCACACAGGCCTGCGCCGAGCTATGGCTGGGGAAGCCCAGGGCATCGGCGATCTCGCGCAATGTGGGCGGCAGGCCCTGCGTCTGCAGGTATTCCTGCAGGAAGGCGAGGGTCTTTTGCTGGCGCTCGGTGAGGGTAGGTGTCGACATGTGTACATTTGTACAGATGTCGGGCCGCCGGTGCAAGAGGGTAGGCCTGTTGAGAAAATCCGGAAACGTAGCCGTGTCGTCCACGCTTACAGAAAGCGGTGGGCAAGCGCGACTGTCGATTCTGGCAGCCAAGGTGAATGCTCACCTCGGATCCTGTCAGCAGGCCCCGGCCCCTTCATTCCCGTGGGAGAACAGCATGATCATGGATCGATCCGGTGCCGGAAACGAAACGGTTGTCGTCTCCTGCCAACCTTCGCAACTTGCAAGCGAGCACATCACAGCCGAGTATCCCGCCATGGAAAATCGCCTCAGCCGACTGGAAGTCGCCACGACCCAACTCGACACCCGCCTTGCGCGCGTCGAAGTCACCCTCGAGCACATCGGGGAAGACCTCAACGGTCTCCGTACGGATTTCCGCGACCTTCGCAACGATATGAACCATTTACGTGACCAGTCGCGTAACGATATGAGCCATTTGCGTGACCAGTCGCGTAACGATATGAGCCATTTACGTGACCAGTCGCGTATGGATTTTCGCGTGCTATTTGGCGCGATGATCAGTCTTGCCCTGGGCATGGCTGCCCTGATGGCCAAGGGGTTTCACTGGATCTGACCGAAACGCGCATCGGGCTTGCACGTTTTTGCACGTTTAATTACATTGATGCGTATTCCTTGCTTTCGGCCTACGCATGAATCCCGTCCGCGCCACCCGGCTCATCTTTCTTCTTTCCGGCATCGGCATGGCCAGTTGGGCCCCGATGGTGCCCTATGCCAAGGAACGCCTTGGCCTGGACGACGCCACGCTCGGTCTCGTCTTGCTCTGCATGGGCTGCGGCGCCACAGCGGCCATGCCCCTCGCGGGGTTCTTCACCCACCGGTTCGGTCACCGCGATGTCATCGGTGTCAGCGGCTTGCTGGTCTGCCTCGCGCTGCCCCTGCTCACCCTTGCGCCGAATGCATGGGGGCTGGGTGCGGCACTCCTGTTCTTCGGTGCATCGCTCGGTGTGGTCGATGTAGCCATGAACGCGCACGCGGTGGATGTCGAGAAACAGCAGGGCCGGCCGATGATGTCGGGCTTCCACGGGCTATTCAGCGTTGGCGGCCTGGCGGGTTCCGCCGGTATGGCGGCGTTGCTCCGGTTCGGATCGCCGCTGACCGGTAGCGCCATCGCGGTCTCGGTGCTGCTGCTGCTGATCGTCGGCACCCAGTGGCGACACTTCCTCGTGCGTCACGACGACGGCTCGGGCGAGGCGCGTGCGCGGTTCCGTATGCCGGGCGGGGCGGTGTTCCTGCTGGGTTTCCTGTGCATGGTCGTCTTCCTGGCCGAGGGCGCCATGCTCGACTGGAGTGCCGTGTTCCTGCGCTTCTCGCGCGGTTTCGATCCCGCCACGGCCGGCCTGGGCTATGCGGCGTTTTCCGTGGCGATGGCCGTGGGCCGCCTGCTCGGCGACCGCATCACGGCATCGCTGGGCGCCACGACCATCGTGCGGGTCGGCAGCCTGGTCGCCGCCGCCGGTTTCTTCCTCGCCACGCTGCTGCCGTGGGGCCCGATGGCACTGCTCGGTTTCGTGCTGGTGGGCATCGGTGCGTCCAACATCGTGCCCGTGCTGTTCAGCGCGGCGGGACGCCAGGTGAGCACCTCACCCGGTATCGCCATCGCTACCGTCACCTCACTGGGCTACGCGGGCATGCTCGCGGGGCCGGCCGTCATCGGTTTCGTCGCCCACGCCAGCAGCCTGTCCATCGCCCTGGCGGGCGTGGCCGCCCTGCTTGTCGCGGTATCCCTTTGCGCATCCATCGTTCGCCGCTGAAAGGAGTGTTCCATGCATAACAAACGCGATGTCGTGATCTTCGATTTCGGTGGCGTGCTGATCGACTGGAATCCCCGCTATCTCTACCGCAAGCTGTTCGGTGACGATGTCGAGGGCATGGAGACGTTCCTCGCCGAGGTGACCACACCGGAATGGAACCTGCAGCAGGATGCGGGCCGTTCGTGGGACGAGGCCGTCCGCGTGCTCACGTCGGAACATCCGACCAAGGCCGAACTGATCGCCGCCTACCAGCATCGCTGGGAAGAAACCCTGGGGGGCGCGATCGACGACAGCCTGCACATCCTCAGGGAACTGAAGGAGGCCGGCCATCCGTTGTACGGACTGACCAACTGGTCGCATGAAACCTTCCCCTTCGCACGGGAACGCTTCGATTTCCTCCGCCTGTTCGACGGCATCGTGGTCTCGGGGGAAGAGGGCACGATCAAGCCGGACCCGAAGCTGTACCGGACACTCCTCGAACGCTACGACATCGACCCGGCGCGCGCCGTGTTCATCGACGACAACAAGGCTAATGTCGACGCCGCCGAGGCATTGGGTATCCACGGCATCCATTTCCACACGCCAAGGCAACTGCGTGACGAACTGATTGCCCTGGGTTTCCTTGCGGCATGAGCGCATCGCCCGACACCACGCTGCCACGTGAGCGGCAACCCTTGATCCTGCAGCGGCTACGTCGCGACGGCAGGGTGGTGGCCGCGGATCTGGCCCAGGAATTCCGGGTGTCCGAAGACTCCATTCGCCGCGACCTGCGCGATCTTGCAGCGCAAGGCCTTTGTCGCCGGGTCTATGGCGGTGCGTTGCTCGCGGTGAACATCCCGCCGCTGGGCGAGCGTCACGCCGAGCGCACGGAACTGAAGCACGCACTGGCCCGTATCGCGGTCGGCCTGGTCGGTACCGGACAGATCCTCTTCATCGACGCGGGGTCGACCAATACGGTGCTGGCAAGGATGCTTCCCGAACACCGGGACCTCACCGTCGTGACCAACGCCCCCGATGTCGCCCTTGCCGTGCTGGGTCGCCCCGGTTTCGAGGTGATCCTGCTGGGTGGCCGGGTCGATCCTTCCATCGGCGGTGCGATCGGCTCGCGTACCGTACGCCAGGCGCAGGATATCCGCGCGGACATCTGTTTCCCGGGGGTCTGCGCCATCGATCCCGAGCGGGGGTTGTGGACCTACGACGAAGAAGAGACGGTGTTCAAGCAGGCGATCATCGAAGCCAGCGGCGAGACGGTGGCGATCGCCACACCGGACAAGCTGGTGGCCTCGGCCACGCACCAC
This DNA window, taken from Luteibacter sp. 9135, encodes the following:
- a CDS encoding DeoR/GlpR family DNA-binding transcription regulator; its protein translation is MSASPDTTLPRERQPLILQRLRRDGRVVAADLAQEFRVSEDSIRRDLRDLAAQGLCRRVYGGALLAVNIPPLGERHAERTELKHALARIAVGLVGTGQILFIDAGSTNTVLARMLPEHRDLTVVTNAPDVALAVLGRPGFEVILLGGRVDPSIGGAIGSRTVRQAQDIRADICFPGVCAIDPERGLWTYDEEETVFKQAIIEASGETVAIATPDKLVASATHHTVPITGISHLVVAADTEATVVATYRDAGVTVHC
- the imuA gene encoding translesion DNA synthesis-associated protein ImuA; protein product: MNAIAAPTLAQVLDHPGIWRRSADRQPRTRALSTGWTSLDAKLPGGGWPQGALSEILFEHDGLGELDLVMPALAALTQEHRRVIFVAPPYLPYAPALAAAGVDLRFLHEIHAGTTEAAWSMEQCLRSGCCGAVVGWLPDIDYRSLRRLQLAAESGDACAMIFRPAAHAAQNSPAALRLKVSNSDEATYVDVLKSRGLLTTTAPLLRMRA
- a CDS encoding MFS transporter, which translates into the protein MNPVRATRLIFLLSGIGMASWAPMVPYAKERLGLDDATLGLVLLCMGCGATAAMPLAGFFTHRFGHRDVIGVSGLLVCLALPLLTLAPNAWGLGAALLFFGASLGVVDVAMNAHAVDVEKQQGRPMMSGFHGLFSVGGLAGSAGMAALLRFGSPLTGSAIAVSVLLLLIVGTQWRHFLVRHDDGSGEARARFRMPGGAVFLLGFLCMVVFLAEGAMLDWSAVFLRFSRGFDPATAGLGYAAFSVAMAVGRLLGDRITASLGATTIVRVGSLVAAAGFFLATLLPWGPMALLGFVLVGIGASNIVPVLFSAAGRQVSTSPGIAIATVTSLGYAGMLAGPAVIGFVAHASSLSIALAGVAALLVAVSLCASIVRR
- a CDS encoding HAD family hydrolase, with protein sequence MHNKRDVVIFDFGGVLIDWNPRYLYRKLFGDDVEGMETFLAEVTTPEWNLQQDAGRSWDEAVRVLTSEHPTKAELIAAYQHRWEETLGGAIDDSLHILRELKEAGHPLYGLTNWSHETFPFARERFDFLRLFDGIVVSGEEGTIKPDPKLYRTLLERYDIDPARAVFIDDNKANVDAAEALGIHGIHFHTPRQLRDELIALGFLAA
- the lexA gene encoding transcriptional repressor LexA encodes the protein MSTPTLTERQQKTLAFLQEYLQTQGLPPTLREIADALGFPSHSSAQACVESLVRKGVLERSPQHRGLRLSAGNAPLMRAAAANDLPLIGRVAAGSPILAEENIEAQLEVDPALFRPRADYLLRVVGLSMRDAGILDGDLLAVHKTATATDGQIVVARLDDEVTVKRLRHERGRLLLLPENPDFQPIEVDPRRHAFAIEGRYVGIIRRT
- a CDS encoding error-prone DNA polymerase, whose amino-acid sequence is MLPFTLPPPANEGEVDLPAYAELHALSDFSFQRGASSARELFERARDIGYTALAITDECSLSGIVRALEASLEVDLPMIVGSEFRLADGTTLVLLVENQDGYTELCRLITLGRRRAPKGRYELHRADLENLAHGLCLLWATGPLAAHDAATHDDRAAWVATHFRDRAWLAVELHRGQHDAAELAAWRHLAERHGLPCVAAGDVHMHLRGRRALQDVMTAIRLNRSVAEAGHHLFPNGERHLRRREALARIYPRDMLEQSLVVAARCTGFDLRKIQYVYPRELVPEGTDPAAYLRRLTYEGAARRWPGGMKPDLVTRIEKELDLIAKCRYEAFFLTVQDIVRFARSQQILCQGRGSAANSVVCFCLHITEVNPDQITTLFERFISLERDEPPDIDVDFEHERREEVLQYVFEKYGRERAALAATVISYRPKSAARDVGRALGLSEDQLDQLSRAYSHAHGEVPIIQRLQERGFDIASRTIRQLIVLVHELNGMPRHLSQHVGGFVISDTPLHHLVPVENAAMDNRTIIQWDKDDLETMKLLKVDCLALGMLTCMRKAIDLLRARGGPDYRCMADIPMKDPETYAMIQAADTVGVFQIESRAQMSMLPRLKPAIYYDLVIQVAIVRPGPIQGGMVHPYLQRRQLPPDQIVYEPGVKDVLERTLGVPIFQEQVMKLLQVVAGFTESESDDLRRSMAAWKRRGGLQKFEPKIRANMEARGYTPEFTQQIIDQIQGFGSYGFPESHAAGFALIAYASSYMKCHHPEIFCCALLNSQPMGFYAPAQLVADLRRHGAEVRPPDVTASQWDCTLEATRTPHPALRLGLRLIGGLSADLGARIVQARDSAPFRDLADLAHRARLSRFERERLADAGALRVLSGHRHRARWESSGIERSLPLLEAVAEQATPLRPPSMAENVFADYATTGLSLAGHPLLLIRKILQSRRVRRARDMEDTRSGTWLRHAGLVTMRQRPQTASGITFVALEDETGQVNVIVRPAVAEACRQALLEAVLLAVDGRWQSIEGVRHLVASRLHDYSDLLPELGAVSRDFH
- a CDS encoding Y-family DNA polymerase, whose amino-acid sequence is MLWACLRFPGLAFSAAFAATSEAGPSALLDTRSRQRLIAAANTEAATAGVRRGQSLAAARALCPALDVRPRDRAAESRLLAELAAWCYQFSGHVSLVPPAAILLELGASLRLFDGWPVIAERLRHGLGEQGHVHTMAATPFPAASWVFAAHADGMVLPEPQGVVRMLGALSLGQAGLPAATVKSLQAMGFRRLGDIFRLPRPELTRRIGRDGVNWLDRLRGQAAAPLPAWQPPANFRQKIEFDSELDGSQPLLFPLRRLTRSLANLLAARDGGVQRFTLTLEHARGATTRVVVAMAAPQREAERLFQLARTRLERTALPAPARAIELDAEELPVFRPPVRDLFEPIRGDGLDWPTLDERLRARLGDAALRQIAMVADHRPERAMRYGPPDTTVALPRRRRPLWLLPRPLPMRPEPVAVLAGPERIESGWWDGDDTRRDYYIVRTPSGQQAWAYLPPGTLDGWMLHGWFA